From Hypanus sabinus isolate sHypSab1 chromosome 21, sHypSab1.hap1, whole genome shotgun sequence:
acaaatttcacaacatatgtcaattgATAtcaattctgattctggttccaaTGTTTGTTGACTTCATACAGATTTGATGAAACTGATGCAATTCCGTTGGCCACAATatcatgttggagatgatatGTCCTGGAAAGACTGAAGTACTTATCAATCCAAATGAGTAATAAGAATAAAATTCACATTTTCCTTGGAGCACCGGCCATTCCGACGCAGCAGGAACCACCAGCAGCTGAGGCAGTGACTGAAGGAAGCTCTAAGAAGTGGCTTCAGTGCCACTTTTTGTATGATGCAGGATCTCACACCGTCAAAAACCGTACCATTGAATCCTCACAGAAAAACTTTGACTGTCACAGCGTGGTGGTACAATTGGAAAACTATGCCAGACAGTTTTCTTCTTCAAAGTGTGAAGAAGGAATCATAACAGCATCCCAAGAGTCTTCTGGTGAAGGCGTTGATTCCTCTAGGTTAGAGCAGAGACAGAGTGCCAGGTTGTACAATGAACATCTGAGTACTAGAAAGAAGGGAAAACAGAGGGAGTTCAGCAACAAAAGACTGCTGGATTTTGAAGGAGATCTCAAAACAGATGAAGAACATGTCAGTGAATCCAGCAATGTACTTTGCACAGAAGATGATTTCAAGCCACCTGAGTTTGGCAATAGACTTACCCAAAGCAAAAAaactgaaactgaatctcaggacgCCAACAGCACAACACTACAGAACAGACCGTTGAAAGAAGATGATCATGAATTACCACATGAGTCGCTGATGGAATATCTGCAAGACACCTTTCCAAATGAGGAACAGAAATGTTATTTCAAATGCACAACAGTGAACCAAAGTTTATCAACAGACTCTGAGTTCCTCAGTGTGTTGGCAGCCAGTCAAGCTGCTGTTCTTTTACAGAAATGTTCAGAGAATCAGTTTAATTTAAAGACTAAACTGAAAACAGATGCTGAGATGCCCTCTCAGTTAATGGCACCTACATTTTGGCCTGTTAGGCCTTCTGGACGATGTGAGAGTGAGATGGTGTGCAGACAAGCTGATTGTTCAGAAAGTACCCTGGAGCTTTTCAACTCATTAAGTAACCAGCAATTATCTCCCAATAGAGTTTTGGATGGAGGGACATCAGAGGGATCAGAGCTGCTCTTCACTTCCATCACTGATAGGTCTGAGGGTGAGGATGAGATTAATATTGAACCATACAGCGGAGGTATCCTGTGCTCTCAAGTTGTGAACTCCACCAGGTGGTCTTTTAAAAAAATAGTGGAAATATCCAAAGGTCCTGATGAGTTAAATAAAGGAATCCAGAAACCTAGCTCTCCAGTTTGTCTAGATGAAGACCAACCATCACCCAAGAGAATGAAGACCATAGAGAGACCTAGATCCCCAGATTGTTTAGATAAAGACCCGCTATCACCCAAGAGAATTAAatcaacagaggatgagagaacCTCTCATCTTGGACACTATCTACAAGCAATGAGGGCACAGAGGCCATCTCCTATGCTTGGCCTAATAGAAACAGAACAACTTGAGTGTTGCACTGACAGGAACAGCAAGTACCACATTTTAGTCACGGTTCTCTTCTGCTGCCTCCTGAAGGAGATAGAGATCAAGTCAGGATCACTGGCTGGGCACAGAGTCCCCATAGCAACTATTGTGGTAACAGACCAATCAGGAATAACCGTAAAAGTCATGCTGTGGCGAGCTGCTGCTTTCTGGGCACTGGCTACATTCCCTGGAGATGTCGTACTACTAACAGGTAACTGAACGTTCCATGTATTTATCCTCTGAGAAAGTTAACATCAGTGGGGTCTGAAAAGCAGATCATATTACAGGTTGGTTCTTGGTTTAATAGCTGAGTGGTGCACTCAGCCTTGGTCTTTGTGACAGACGCTGATGCCAACATCCTCCCCAAGTCTGTGATCTCCATGTTCGCAGTGCTGAAGTCTGGAAAAGTGTGGCATtagttaattaatttatttagagatactatACTGTGTAACCCTTtgggccacactgcccagcaccccccaatttaaccctaacctaatcactgaacaatttactgtgaccaattaacctactaacctgatggtctttggactgtgggaggaaactagagcacccggagaaaactaaTGCATTCCATGcagaggacgtacaaactccttacagaagatgctgggattgaactctgaacttcaacaccctgagttgtaatagcatcatgctgacCACTACGCTATCGTGACGGGttttgattggcatgtggggCGTCTTACTATATGTCACTGGACTCTCCACTGAGaaaactggaagaactcagcaggtcaatcaaTATCTGTGGAGGCAAATGATGTATGTCAACAATTTGAATTGCGACCCTGTGTAAGGACCGGGAACTGAAAAGGAAAAATTCCCAGTATATAGCAGTATGAGAGGGGATAGGATAGAGCCAGGTAGCTGGTAGCAGGAattgcgggggtggggggtgctgggAATGATGGCTTAACAGAATCATATGGGAGAAGGGGTAGAGAAAATGGATAGGAGTAGAAATGCTGAAGAATTGAAAAAGTAAACTATGTGAAAGGTgagtatctatgggaggagaaCAACTCCCCCACCATGTGTTAacaccctggtgaatcttctcagcacatcctttggtGCAGCAACCAGAAATGTGTACAGTCTACCAAGTTTGTTCTAATTGGTGTTTTGCAAAGTTGCAATGTAATGTCCCAACTTTCATACTCTATGCCCTGACCTATAATACTAAGCATGCATGTGACCTCTTCATGTACATTGCCACTTTCAGTGAGGTATGGACGAACCCCAAAGCCTCTCAGTTCATTAACATTCAGTTACTCTATACATCCCCATACATCTGTACACCCTATCATTTACTCTATACATCCTAACCctttttgactttccaaaatacatcaaCTTAGACTTGTCAGGATTAAGTTTCATCCACCAACAATTTGCCCATCCTTCCATCTCATCCTGCTGTAGTCTTAAACAACCTTCCTtgttatccacaacaccaacttTTGTGCCACGTGCAGAATTGTCAGTCTTACCTCTTATAttcacatccaagtcattaatatgTATAGGCACAAAAAACAAGGTTCTCAGCACAGATCCCTGGGGTACACTGTTGGTCATAGACATCCAATAAGATCTTTCCACCTCTACACTATGCTTCCTCTCACctagccaattttggatccaattagcCAGCTCACCATAGACACCATGTACTATTCCCTTCAGGATCAGCTTTTTGTTGGAAACTTGTCACATGGCTGCAGGAGTAGGTCAGCCACTTCATCATTGAGCTTTCTCTCGCCAGAGCCAGAGTAAGGAAATGTGCTGATAGATGCCTTATTCCAGTTCCATTTGTAACTCTTCAACAAATGTGCCAACCCATGTCTGCATGCAGCAAGACCTAAACAACCtaaaagtcaacattttgggttgagatccttcatcatgactggaaggGAAAGGAGACCAGTACAAACTGGCTGGtgttaggtgagaccaggtgaggaggaaggggggtgggggtggggtgataaAGACCAAGAGCAGATTAGGTGCCTGCTTTGCCGGCCAGCTGTGCTCTGCCCACCACAGACATCTGGAGTTTCCTTtttccagccattttaattctgctccctattcccacactgacctgtctgtccttggcctctGCCATTACCGGGGTAAGGGTAAGAGCAAACAGGAACAATGCCTCAGGCAGGTAATCCCCAGCTCAATGgcctgaacattgaattctccaatttcaggtaaTCTGCTCCCCCCCGCCATCCCTTCCTCATCTCTTGATCTATCCAGATCCTCTCACACACCCTTCTTTCCTGTCCCCCACCTACTCCATCAGCATTGTACTCCTCCCACTGCATCCTCTATACCCCCTGCCACTATTCCCACCTCCCTTTTTAATTCCATGCTCCGCCTTTCTTTCCCATTGGATCTTATCATCTGCAGTCCTTTGTTGCCTCCACCTGTCTGGTTTAAGATAGCACTTACTATCCAGTGACTACTTATGGcagcaaaaaacaaaacaaactaCTTATTaccttattaataacactttattAATAATGAACAACACTAACAATGGAAAGGCAAGCTAAGGGTGACTGAGGCAAGCAGAGGCAGGGACACAGGTGTGTCCAGTCGTAGAAGGCGGAATGGTCTTGACCCAGAACTTTGACTTCCCACTTCGCTCCACAGAcgtccctgacctgctgagctctcccAGCAGCTCATTTTT
This genomic window contains:
- the shld2 gene encoding shieldin complex subunit 2, yielding MSNKNKIHIFLGAPAIPTQQEPPAAEAVTEGSSKKWLQCHFLYDAGSHTVKNRTIESSQKNFDCHSVVVQLENYARQFSSSKCEEGIITASQESSGEGVDSSRLEQRQSARLYNEHLSTRKKGKQREFSNKRLLDFEGDLKTDEEHVSESSNVLCTEDDFKPPEFGNRLTQSKKTETESQDANSTTLQNRPLKEDDHELPHESLMEYLQDTFPNEEQKCYFKCTTVNQSLSTDSEFLSVLAASQAAVLLQKCSENQFNLKTKLKTDAEMPSQLMAPTFWPVRPSGRCESEMVCRQADCSESTLELFNSLSNQQLSPNRVLDGGTSEGSELLFTSITDRSEGEDEINIEPYSGGILCSQVVNSTRWSFKKIVEISKGPDELNKGIQKPSSPVCLDEDQPSPKRMKTIERPRSPDCLDKDPLSPKRIKSTEDERTSHLGHYLQAMRAQRPSPMLGLIETEQLECCTDRNSKYHILVTVLFCCLLKEIEIKSGSLAGHRVPIATIVVTDQSGITVKVMLWRAAAFWALATFPGDVVLLTDVTVYWDHWQGEEMLQSTRGSKLINLGPCLQIQAVQWSHTVNPVSLKGLIAYISHHHAHLLTLGPTSHQHSDSMQYVSLCDLRPGLVVHALLKVILMTVLTENTYTYNGKKQKKILLTVEQIKDKPGTLTLWGNAISWQSLIQKKLDHVWDFRILLVCQNPITGDLELHTTPWSSCECLFDDDERAIEFRSKYQLSKTACIKAKDISTLLCTRHSATFELRTHIIAMKWSTFSSLNPLFTMDAFTSAETVLASLSHLTYSGCRSCGSELEFDENGIYQQCIPCLPNNALKFYYRPTVLTLADGNSTIDVFVSSKLMEKIFLNIPPTCLQKPIGPFGKVTYGFMIADLCCSLFTYPGDCYVLTVQSQLQLDENSIAMKQDFYLLDFHPDL